In a single window of the Luteitalea sp. genome:
- a CDS encoding ATP-binding cassette domain-containing protein, translated as MGFAIQVSDVVKTYPLAAGNLVAVDHLSLDISQGEFVAIVGRSGSGKTTLMNLLAGIDRPTSGVVHAAGADLGSLSESGLAAWRGRNVGLVFQFFQLLPTLTAAENVMLPMDFAVKIPVGERRDRALQLLERVGIGDQADKLPATLSGGQQQRAAIARALANDPPLLLADEPTGNLDSHTADAVLKLFADLHTEGRTIVVVTHERDIRSLVGREVTLMDGRIVADERTGVLV; from the coding sequence ATGGGATTTGCGATACAAGTCAGCGACGTCGTCAAGACATATCCGCTGGCCGCCGGCAATCTCGTCGCCGTTGATCACCTCAGCCTCGACATCTCGCAGGGCGAGTTCGTCGCGATCGTCGGGCGGTCGGGCAGTGGTAAGACGACGTTGATGAATCTGCTCGCCGGTATCGATCGGCCCACGTCGGGAGTGGTTCATGCAGCGGGCGCCGATCTTGGTTCATTGTCGGAGTCCGGACTGGCCGCCTGGAGGGGCCGCAACGTCGGGCTGGTGTTCCAGTTCTTCCAGCTGCTGCCGACACTGACCGCGGCGGAGAACGTGATGCTGCCGATGGACTTCGCCGTGAAGATCCCCGTTGGTGAACGCCGCGATCGTGCGCTGCAGCTACTGGAACGCGTTGGCATCGGTGACCAGGCCGACAAACTGCCCGCCACGCTATCGGGCGGCCAGCAGCAACGCGCGGCGATCGCGCGGGCGCTGGCCAATGATCCACCGCTGCTACTGGCCGACGAGCCGACTGGCAACCTCGACTCCCACACGGCCGACGCCGTCTTGAAGCTGTTCGCCGATCTGCACACCGAAGGACGGACCATCGTGGTGGTCACTCATGAACGCGATATCAGGTCGCTCGTCGGAAGAGAGGTCACCCTGATGGACGGCCGAATCGTCGCCGACGAGCGGACGGGGGTGTTGGTGTGA
- a CDS encoding response regulator, producing the protein MRILVVEDEASLAKQLTASIAEAGYAVDHAADGERADFLAHTEPYDAVVLDLGLPKMDGLTLLRTWRDRGLATPVLVLTARGSWHEKVRGIDGGADDYVSKPFRIEEVLARLRALMRRASGHVTPELRAGRVMLDPRVSRVTRDGAPVKLTSHEFRVLSYLMHHRGRAVSQAELTEHIYAQGFDRDSNTVEVFIARLRRKLGASFIETVRGLGYRIA; encoded by the coding sequence ATGCGAATTCTTGTCGTTGAGGACGAGGCGTCGCTCGCGAAGCAGCTCACCGCGTCCATCGCGGAGGCCGGGTATGCCGTCGACCACGCCGCCGATGGCGAGCGCGCGGACTTTCTGGCGCACACGGAGCCGTACGACGCGGTGGTTCTCGATCTGGGGCTGCCAAAGATGGACGGCCTGACGCTGTTGCGGACGTGGCGCGACCGAGGCCTCGCGACACCCGTGCTGGTGCTCACGGCTCGCGGCAGCTGGCACGAGAAGGTACGGGGGATCGACGGTGGCGCGGACGACTACGTGTCGAAGCCGTTTCGCATCGAGGAAGTGCTCGCGCGCCTGCGCGCGCTGATGCGCCGCGCCAGCGGCCACGTCACGCCGGAGCTTCGCGCGGGCCGCGTCATGCTGGATCCGCGGGTGTCACGCGTCACGCGAGACGGCGCGCCGGTGAAGCTCACGAGTCACGAGTTCCGCGTGCTCTCGTACCTGATGCACCATCGGGGACGCGCCGTGTCTCAGGCGGAGCTCACGGAGCACATTTACGCGCAGGGCTTCGATCGCGACTCGAACACGGTCGAGGTGTTCATCGCGCGCCTGCGCCGCAAGCTGGGCGCGTCGTTCATTGAAACCGTGCGCGGCCTGGGCTACCGAATCGCATGA
- a CDS encoding GHKL domain-containing protein, whose protein sequence is MSHLSLKARLLLGGILWTIGLFMIAHGLLTSVIQHPSAPVVFHSTFRHTPATALVGVLCMLVGLLQVRRGMSPITQLRTRLAAVHRGVDARVGGSYPAEVQPLVDDLNALLDERERRVARAIAKAGNLAHGLKTPLAVLGQEAQQARAAGHEQLATAIDQQIDRMGRQIDYHLAHARSAASSVSAAARASITESAEGLVRALQRLHADRGLRMEIQARASHAFRGQREDLDEMLGNLLDNAYKWARTEVRLTCAREGEEIVIAVDDDGPGIAPSLREAVMRRGVRADEAAQGSGLGLAIVRDLAELYGGSVSLHESPMGGTRARLTLPAQNAVSRRT, encoded by the coding sequence ATGAGTCATCTCTCGCTCAAAGCGCGCCTCCTGCTGGGCGGCATCCTCTGGACCATCGGCCTGTTCATGATCGCGCACGGCCTTCTCACCTCCGTCATTCAGCACCCGTCCGCGCCGGTTGTGTTTCACTCGACATTCCGGCACACGCCTGCGACGGCACTGGTCGGCGTGCTCTGCATGCTCGTCGGATTGCTGCAGGTCCGGCGCGGCATGTCGCCGATCACGCAGCTGCGCACCCGCCTCGCGGCGGTACACAGAGGCGTGGACGCGCGCGTCGGCGGCAGCTATCCGGCAGAGGTGCAACCCCTGGTCGACGACCTGAACGCGCTACTCGACGAGCGCGAGCGGCGTGTCGCGCGCGCCATCGCCAAGGCCGGCAACCTCGCGCATGGCCTGAAGACGCCGCTGGCGGTGCTGGGGCAGGAGGCGCAGCAGGCGCGAGCGGCAGGACATGAGCAGCTTGCCACAGCGATCGATCAACAGATTGATCGCATGGGGCGGCAGATCGACTATCACCTGGCGCACGCGCGATCCGCCGCTTCCTCCGTGTCGGCTGCGGCGCGCGCGTCGATCACCGAATCTGCCGAAGGGCTGGTCCGCGCGCTTCAGCGTCTGCATGCCGACCGAGGCCTCCGCATGGAGATCCAGGCGCGTGCGTCGCACGCCTTTCGGGGACAGCGAGAAGATCTCGACGAGATGCTCGGCAACCTACTCGACAATGCCTACAAGTGGGCTCGCACCGAGGTCAGGCTTACCTGCGCGAGGGAAGGCGAGGAGATCGTGATTGCGGTTGATGACGACGGCCCTGGAATCGCGCCGTCGTTGCGAGAGGCGGTCATGCGGCGCGGCGTTCGCGCCGACGAAGCAGCGCAGGGCTCCGGCCTCGGTCTGGCGATCGTGCGCGATCTCGCCGAGCTGTATGGCGGATCGGTTTCGCTCCACGAATCGCCGATGGGCGGCACGCGCGCGCGACTCACGCTGCCGGCTCAGAACGCCGTCTCGCGGCGAACATGA
- a CDS encoding DUF433 domain-containing protein, with protein sequence MSATETIQPVPIHTDPHGVIRVGGTRVTLDTLVAAFHAGATPEEIVQQYPSVTLADAYSVIAYYLRHQAEIRAYITVRQQQAAQVREGNERRFDASGIRDRLLARRR encoded by the coding sequence GTGAGCGCGACTGAGACGATCCAGCCGGTTCCCATCCATACCGACCCACATGGGGTTATCCGTGTCGGCGGTACGCGCGTGACGTTGGACACGCTCGTCGCCGCCTTCCACGCAGGTGCGACCCCGGAGGAAATCGTTCAGCAGTATCCGTCCGTCACCTTGGCCGATGCCTACTCGGTGATTGCCTACTATCTGCGACATCAGGCTGAGATCCGAGCGTACATCACCGTACGCCAGCAACAGGCCGCGCAGGTCCGCGAGGGGAACGAGCGGCGCTTCGACGCGTCTGGCATACGCGACCGTCTCCTGGCCCGGCGCCGATAG
- a CDS encoding VOC family protein has protein sequence MKPITPHLWFDKEAKEAAEFYCSIFPNSKVTNVTTLRDTPSGDCDVVSFELAGQPFMAISAGPLFTFNEAISFRVSCDTQEEIDRYWEKLSAEPAAEQCGWLKDKYGLSWQIVPATLDEMMRAGSSEQIARVTQAFLQMKKFDLDALRRAYDG, from the coding sequence ATGAAGCCGATCACGCCACATCTCTGGTTCGACAAGGAAGCGAAGGAAGCGGCGGAGTTCTACTGCTCGATCTTCCCGAACTCCAAAGTCACCAATGTCACGACACTCCGTGATACGCCCTCCGGGGACTGCGATGTTGTGTCGTTCGAGCTGGCAGGCCAGCCCTTCATGGCGATCAGCGCCGGTCCGCTGTTCACGTTCAACGAGGCGATTTCCTTCAGGGTGTCTTGCGACACCCAGGAGGAGATCGATCGTTATTGGGAGAAGCTGTCGGCAGAGCCGGCGGCCGAGCAGTGCGGCTGGCTCAAAGACAAGTACGGGTTGTCGTGGCAGATCGTCCCGGCGACGTTGGACGAGATGATGCGTGCCGGCTCCAGCGAGCAGATCGCACGCGTGACACAGGCGTTCTTGCAGATGAAGAAATTCGACCTCGACGCGCTCCGGCGGGCCTACGATGGTTGA
- a CDS encoding methyltransferase domain-containing protein, producing the protein MIRPAIAYAARAVHLAALLIIVLVLGSTVAAQLASRPVSEWEKVLDAPERLTGLRADAVVDALKLEPEDVVADLGAGTGPFVVPLGKAVSAGTVYAVEIDEEFFPRIRQRADAAGLANVRTVVGGFTDPRLPARDVDVAFMHDVLHHIEDRAAYVRALATYLKPAARIAIIDYDPARSPHRDEPAMLVSLKQAQALLREVGFTSVEEVALFDDKWFAIFRRSGH; encoded by the coding sequence GTGATTCGACCGGCGATTGCCTACGCCGCCCGGGCCGTTCACCTGGCAGCCCTCCTGATCATCGTCTTGGTGCTCGGCTCGACCGTCGCCGCGCAGCTCGCGTCGCGACCTGTGAGCGAGTGGGAGAAGGTGCTCGACGCCCCAGAGCGCCTGACGGGCCTGAGGGCCGACGCGGTGGTGGACGCGCTGAAGCTGGAGCCGGAGGATGTCGTGGCCGACCTCGGCGCAGGCACCGGGCCGTTCGTGGTGCCGTTGGGGAAGGCCGTGTCCGCGGGAACGGTCTACGCCGTCGAGATCGACGAGGAGTTCTTCCCGCGCATCCGGCAGCGGGCCGACGCCGCGGGGCTGGCGAACGTGCGCACCGTGGTTGGCGGGTTCACCGATCCGCGGCTGCCCGCGCGGGACGTGGACGTGGCGTTCATGCACGACGTGCTGCACCACATCGAGGACCGGGCGGCGTACGTCCGCGCGCTCGCGACCTACCTGAAGCCGGCCGCGCGGATCGCCATCATCGACTACGATCCCGCCCGGAGCCCACATCGCGACGAGCCGGCCATGCTAGTGTCCCTGAAGCAGGCGCAGGCGCTGCTGCGGGAGGTCGGCTTCACGTCCGTCGAGGAGGTCGCGCTGTTCGACGACAAGTGGTTCGCGATCTTCCGCCGCAGCGGCCACTAG
- a CDS encoding FtsX-like permease family protein: protein MRFYRILLRLYPASFRAEYGEQLCVVLEERLRVAGGVWARVWCWIDTLLELPAGAAQVHWDILGQDVRYTARTLARSPGFTLTAILVTALGIGATTATFSITDHVLLRPLPFANSDQLVRLWESPPGYTQMELSPPNYRDWKQMSSSFESMGAYTGRAANLIGHREPQRVELTLVTSEVFGILGARPITGRRFTPEDDRDGAPGTVVLSYDFWQSYFGGGRVLGKKILLDGSPHTVIGVMPQSFHFPNRDALLWRPMQLGPADMEDRNNNELYAVARLKADVSLNQARSDMSRIAARLERAYPVENAQTGATVNLVRDEISSQSRLLLVVLLGASLCLLLIACTNVANLFLARALARRRELAVRTALGAGRERLTRQLLTESLCIAVLGGLLGALVALLGLSLLTRLVPSNLPIAQTPSLDLRVMGFAAMLTALTGIGFGIMPAFKVCRDTGAEGLREGARAGGGFKERLRSMLVIAEVSASVVLLVCAGLLLRALWQVQAVDPGFHRENVLTMRTALPLPKYATVTARHQFYSNVLTEVRALPGVSHAAYISYLPMVMRGGIWPVSLDGMPTDRAGTTTASLRYVTPGFLSALGIPVKMGRDVSESDTQQSPYVAVVSESFAQRFWPGQDPMARRFEFALAERAVVGVVGNIRVRGLERNSEPQVYLPYQQVPDGAILGYTPKDLLIRTAGSPERLMPEVHRIVRSADPEQPISDVRLLAEIVDQETASRQSQSRVIVAFAAAAVLLAGIGIHGLLAYTVSQRTQEIGVRIALGAQRHDIMGLVMWHGAMLACAGVLLGAGLAYVAGRSMEALLAGIRPADAITFSAAVGLSLLMTLAGSLLPALRAVRLDPTTAIRAE from the coding sequence ATGCGCTTCTACCGAATTCTGTTGCGCCTCTATCCGGCATCGTTTCGCGCCGAGTACGGCGAGCAGCTGTGCGTGGTCCTCGAGGAGCGACTGCGCGTTGCAGGCGGTGTGTGGGCGCGGGTCTGGTGTTGGATCGACACATTGCTGGAGCTTCCGGCAGGCGCAGCCCAGGTGCATTGGGACATCCTGGGGCAGGACGTGCGCTATACGGCGCGCACACTGGCGCGCAGCCCAGGCTTCACGCTCACGGCAATCCTGGTCACAGCACTAGGGATCGGCGCGACGACTGCCACGTTCTCCATCACCGACCACGTCTTGCTCCGCCCGCTTCCGTTTGCCAATTCGGATCAACTGGTGCGGTTGTGGGAGAGCCCACCAGGCTACACGCAGATGGAGCTGTCTCCTCCGAACTACCGCGACTGGAAGCAGATGAGCAGCTCCTTCGAATCCATGGGGGCATACACGGGGAGAGCGGCCAATCTGATTGGTCATCGGGAGCCGCAGCGCGTGGAGCTTACGCTTGTCACGTCGGAAGTGTTCGGCATCCTGGGAGCCCGGCCGATTACGGGGCGACGTTTCACGCCAGAAGACGACCGAGACGGAGCTCCCGGAACCGTCGTCTTGAGCTACGACTTCTGGCAGAGCTATTTCGGAGGCGGTCGTGTGCTCGGCAAGAAGATTCTCTTGGATGGCTCGCCGCATACCGTCATTGGCGTGATGCCCCAGAGCTTTCACTTTCCCAACCGCGACGCTCTGCTCTGGAGGCCGATGCAACTCGGTCCGGCGGACATGGAAGATAGGAACAACAACGAGCTCTATGCAGTGGCCCGGCTGAAGGCGGACGTCTCGCTGAATCAGGCGCGGAGCGACATGAGCCGCATCGCCGCTCGACTCGAGCGTGCGTATCCGGTGGAGAACGCGCAGACTGGGGCCACCGTGAATCTGGTGCGAGATGAGATTTCGAGCCAATCGCGGCTTTTGCTCGTGGTTCTGCTAGGGGCTTCCCTGTGCCTGCTCCTGATTGCCTGCACGAACGTTGCGAACCTGTTCCTTGCGAGGGCACTGGCGCGGCGGCGAGAGTTGGCGGTCCGGACGGCGTTGGGCGCTGGAAGGGAACGGCTCACCCGGCAACTGCTCACGGAGAGCCTGTGCATTGCCGTCCTCGGCGGGTTGCTGGGCGCTCTCGTTGCGCTTCTTGGGCTGTCGTTGTTGACTCGCCTGGTGCCGAGCAATCTGCCCATCGCTCAGACGCCCTCCCTGGACCTCCGCGTGATGGGCTTTGCGGCGATGCTGACGGCCCTCACAGGTATTGGCTTCGGCATTATGCCTGCGTTCAAGGTGTGCCGGGACACCGGCGCCGAAGGCCTGCGTGAAGGCGCGCGCGCAGGAGGCGGCTTCAAAGAACGGCTGCGTTCGATGCTGGTGATTGCCGAGGTCAGCGCGTCCGTAGTTCTGCTCGTCTGTGCAGGGCTGTTGCTGCGGGCGCTGTGGCAGGTGCAGGCCGTGGATCCCGGGTTCCATCGCGAGAACGTGCTTACCATGCGCACGGCGCTGCCGCTTCCAAAGTATGCGACGGTAACTGCGCGTCATCAGTTCTACTCGAACGTGCTGACTGAGGTGCGGGCCTTGCCAGGAGTCAGCCATGCGGCCTACATCAGTTATCTCCCGATGGTGATGCGCGGGGGAATCTGGCCGGTCTCGCTCGACGGCATGCCCACCGATCGAGCGGGAACGACCACGGCGAGCTTGCGCTACGTCACTCCCGGATTCTTGTCTGCGTTAGGGATTCCCGTAAAGATGGGCCGCGATGTGAGCGAGTCGGACACCCAGCAGTCGCCCTACGTTGCCGTCGTCAGCGAGTCGTTCGCGCAGCGCTTCTGGCCCGGTCAGGATCCCATGGCGCGGCGCTTCGAGTTTGCGCTTGCTGAAAGGGCCGTCGTTGGAGTCGTCGGCAACATTCGCGTTCGCGGTCTCGAGCGGAACAGTGAGCCGCAAGTCTATCTACCGTATCAGCAGGTTCCCGACGGCGCGATTCTCGGTTATACCCCGAAGGATCTCCTCATTCGCACGGCTGGCAGCCCCGAGAGGCTGATGCCCGAGGTTCACCGGATCGTGCGCAGCGCGGACCCTGAACAGCCGATCTCCGACGTACGCCTGCTGGCCGAGATCGTGGATCAGGAGACGGCGTCCCGCCAGTCGCAATCGCGCGTAATCGTCGCGTTTGCAGCAGCGGCCGTCTTGCTGGCCGGCATCGGGATTCACGGCTTGCTGGCGTATACCGTGTCGCAGCGCACACAGGAGATCGGTGTGCGAATCGCGCTGGGCGCCCAGCGGCATGACATCATGGGGCTCGTCATGTGGCACGGGGCAATGCTTGCCTGCGCAGGTGTCTTGCTCGGCGCTGGGCTGGCGTATGTGGCGGGACGCTCGATGGAGGCTCTTCTGGCCGGAATCAGACCGGCGGACGCAATCACCTTCAGCGCAGCAGTGGGCTTGTCGCTGCTGATGACACTCGCGGGAAGCCTGTTGCCAGCGCTGCGTGCCGTTCGTCTGGATCCGACAACAGCCATTCGCGCGGAATAG
- a CDS encoding PadR family transcriptional regulator, producing MAEHTEQPESLLPLPPATFQILVTLADQPKHGYAIMQDAAAHTGGELKLGAGTLYRSLQRMQEQGLIVEVSQRQRPARELDDERRRYYRITPFGEAVARAEARRLARLLKLARASGLATGRA from the coding sequence ATGGCAGAGCACACCGAACAACCTGAGTCCTTGCTTCCGCTGCCACCGGCGACCTTCCAGATCCTCGTGACGCTGGCGGATCAGCCGAAGCATGGCTACGCGATCATGCAGGATGCCGCGGCCCACACAGGCGGTGAGCTGAAGCTTGGGGCGGGCACGCTCTATCGCTCGCTCCAGCGGATGCAGGAGCAGGGATTGATCGTCGAAGTCAGCCAGCGGCAGCGCCCGGCGCGGGAGCTGGACGATGAGCGGCGGCGCTATTACCGGATCACGCCGTTTGGCGAGGCCGTGGCTCGCGCCGAGGCGCGGCGCCTGGCGCGGCTGCTCAAGCTGGCGCGGGCGAGCGGCCTGGCCACCGGGAGGGCGTGA
- a CDS encoding 1,4-alpha-glucan branching protein encodes MPASLAHIRHNTPMGANLIADGATFRVWAPHARTVHVLGDFNDRQRNDASLLTADEHGHWRGFIAGARDRHRYMFYVVGDGSEGPKRDPYARELQTPFPSECVIRRPDFPWHESRFVTPRFQDFVIYQLHVGTFFTPNLPRKGGTFLDVACKVPYLAELGVTAIQLLPIQEFQTTFSLGYNGTDYFSPEMDFAVEDIDLPPYVAAVNRLLEAKGLAIYRIEDLHGEMNQLKALVDLCHLHGLAVILDVVYNHAGGDFGDESLYFFDRQPTDEGPRNSLYFTDKGHAGGLVFDFGKPEVCDFLIQNAKFFLDEYRIDGLRYDQVSVIDHDGAPHGWRFCQDLTSTLRHHLPHVFDKAEYWNVNPYVVKPPPDGAGFDASLTDGLRAAIRHVIGNASAPDERPLDMTRLARSLWPEGFHEPWQFVQGPENHDIVYRGRDERIARLGDPGNPRSWFGRSRARVATGMSLTAPGIPMLFMGQELLEDKQWSDNLDFHEDLLLHWAGLDQGDTQMIDHLRFTRELLHLRWRYAALRGHGFRVVHVHDHNRVLAFRRWAEGTADDVMVVVHLSTFNRFDYRIGFPSGGEWQEVFNSDVYENWVNPNVVGNGGHVCAESEPQHGLSHSVALVLPANSLLVFTR; translated from the coding sequence ATGCCTGCTTCCCTCGCGCACATTCGTCACAATACTCCAATGGGGGCGAACCTCATTGCCGACGGGGCGACGTTTCGTGTCTGGGCGCCCCACGCACGTACCGTTCATGTGCTTGGGGACTTCAACGATCGCCAGCGGAACGACGCGAGTCTGCTGACCGCTGACGAGCACGGACATTGGCGGGGATTCATCGCCGGCGCGCGAGATCGTCACCGTTACATGTTCTACGTCGTTGGCGACGGCAGCGAGGGCCCGAAGCGAGACCCGTACGCACGCGAGCTCCAGACGCCGTTTCCCAGTGAGTGCGTCATCCGCCGCCCCGACTTTCCCTGGCACGAGAGCCGCTTCGTCACACCGAGGTTTCAGGATTTCGTCATCTATCAGCTCCACGTCGGCACGTTCTTTACACCCAACCTGCCGAGGAAGGGGGGCACGTTCCTCGATGTCGCGTGCAAAGTGCCCTATCTGGCCGAGCTGGGCGTGACGGCGATTCAGCTCCTGCCGATCCAAGAGTTCCAGACGACGTTCAGCCTCGGGTACAACGGCACCGACTACTTCTCTCCTGAGATGGACTTCGCCGTCGAGGACATCGACTTGCCTCCGTACGTCGCTGCGGTCAATCGACTGCTAGAGGCAAAAGGGCTGGCAATCTATAGGATCGAGGACTTGCACGGTGAAATGAATCAGCTCAAGGCTCTCGTGGACCTGTGTCACCTCCACGGGCTGGCGGTCATCCTCGACGTCGTTTACAACCATGCCGGTGGGGACTTCGGCGATGAGAGTCTGTACTTCTTCGACCGGCAACCCACCGACGAGGGACCGCGCAACTCGCTCTACTTCACCGACAAGGGCCACGCTGGTGGACTGGTATTCGATTTCGGGAAGCCAGAGGTATGCGACTTCCTCATTCAAAACGCGAAGTTCTTTCTGGACGAGTACCGCATCGATGGCTTGCGCTACGATCAGGTGAGTGTCATCGATCACGACGGCGCGCCGCACGGCTGGCGTTTTTGTCAGGACCTCACCTCGACGCTGCGGCATCATCTCCCCCACGTCTTCGACAAGGCCGAATACTGGAACGTCAATCCGTACGTGGTGAAGCCGCCGCCCGACGGCGCTGGGTTCGACGCGTCACTGACCGACGGCCTCCGCGCTGCGATTCGCCATGTGATCGGCAACGCGAGCGCACCCGACGAGCGCCCGCTCGACATGACCCGCCTGGCGCGCAGTCTCTGGCCGGAAGGCTTCCACGAGCCTTGGCAGTTCGTGCAGGGCCCGGAAAACCACGACATCGTCTATCGCGGCCGCGACGAGCGCATCGCCCGGCTCGGCGATCCAGGGAATCCGCGCTCGTGGTTCGGCCGCAGCCGCGCCCGCGTGGCAACTGGAATGAGCCTCACCGCACCTGGCATTCCCATGCTGTTCATGGGCCAGGAGCTCTTGGAAGACAAGCAGTGGTCGGACAATCTCGACTTCCACGAAGATCTGCTGCTCCACTGGGCTGGCCTCGACCAGGGTGACACGCAGATGATCGATCACCTGCGCTTCACGCGCGAGCTGCTTCACCTGCGCTGGCGATACGCCGCCTTGCGAGGCCATGGCTTCCGGGTGGTGCACGTCCACGATCACAACCGCGTGCTCGCCTTCCGACGCTGGGCAGAGGGAACGGCTGACGACGTGATGGTGGTGGTGCACCTTTCGACGTTCAACCGCTTCGACTACCGAATCGGCTTTCCGAGCGGCGGCGAGTGGCAAGAGGTCTTCAACAGCGACGTCTACGAGAACTGGGTCAATCCGAACGTCGTGGGGAACGGCGGGCACGTATGCGCCGAGTCAGAGCCGCAGCACGGTCTCAGCCACTCCGTCGCGCTGGTGCTGCCGGCAAACAGCCTGCTCGTGTTCACCAGGTAG
- a CDS encoding DUF4976 domain-containing protein, producing MNIDVPETLLEIAGAEIPGDMQGRSLIPILETGDAPPDWRRTFYYHYYEGHEGAPHAVARHYGVRTERHKLIHYYDADEWELFDLAKDPTELRSRYGDPAYKEVQEELLAELKRLRTDLKVPEKDPYPEAR from the coding sequence ATGAACATCGATGTACCGGAGACGCTTCTGGAGATCGCGGGGGCGGAGATTCCAGGCGACATGCAGGGCCGCAGCCTGATCCCGATCCTCGAGACCGGCGACGCGCCGCCGGACTGGCGCCGGACGTTCTACTACCACTACTACGAAGGGCACGAGGGTGCCCCTCATGCCGTGGCGCGGCACTACGGCGTTCGCACCGAGCGGCACAAGTTGATCCACTACTACGATGCCGACGAATGGGAGCTCTTCGACCTCGCCAAGGATCCGACGGAGCTGCGCAGCCGCTACGGCGATCCGGCTTACAAGGAGGTGCAAGAGGAGCTGCTGGCGGAGCTGAAGCGACTGCGAACGGACTTGAAAGTCCCGGAAAAGGATCCCTATCCGGAGGCGAGGTAG